The Acidobacteriota bacterium genome includes the window AGCAGATCCAAGGCCTCGAAGGTCTCGCCGCCGGTATCCCGCAGGAGATCCTGGGCGGTCTGACGATAGAGGGCTTCCAGGTCTTGGCCCGTGCCTGCGCCACCAGGCACCCCGCCCGCCATCAATCCGCCCGAACGCAGCCGGAAGTCCTCCAGTCGCCGCACCGCCACCGCCGGCTCGTCGCCGTAGAGGGAGCGCGGCAGGGCCGAGGTCAGGGATACCGCCCGGAACGGCGTGGCGTCGTGGCCCAGCAGACCGGAGGCGCGGTTGAGCCAGCCGCTGGAGGTGCCCTTGCGTCCCGGCGTGCCGGTCTCCATATAGTCCTGGGCATCGAAGTGGGAGCGGGTCGGATCCGGTGAGCCGACGCCGTGGACCACCGCCAGCCGGCCCTCCCGCCAGGGCTCCAGCAGCGGCTTGAGAGCGGGATGGAGCGCGTAGCCGACTCCCAGATCCAACAGGTCGCCGCCCCGGGCCGCGGAGAGGGCCAGCCGCGGCCGCAGCTTCGCCAGCTCCGGTGCCGACACCGGCGACACCGCCATCAGGCCGTCCATGGCGCCGCGCTGGAAGAGGGTTACCAGCACCTTCCGCCGCTGGTGGGCCCCCGGCGCCGCCACTGCCCGGGCGGCCCGATGAAGGAAGGACGGGCCGGCACCGAGGGTCACCAGGGCCAGGCCGCCGGCCTTCAAGAACGCTCTGCGATCTACCGTCATGCTTCGTTCTCCTTCCCTCTCAGCGACGCTGAAACTCCGGCGAGCCGAGGATCACCCCCACCACCCGCTCCTCGGCGGTGGGCGGCGGTGGCTCGGCTCGGCCCCGGCGACCCCGATCCAAAAGACCACTCCCCTCTGAGCCGAAGAGCAGAGCATCGGTCTCTCTGTCGATCAGCGGACCGGCCTCGTCGTCCCTTCCGGGGCTCTGCTGGGACCGTGCCTCGTCCATGCGGGCGGCGAGGTCCGAGCTGCGCACCATGGGCTCCAACAGCTCGAGCATGGGCTCTAGCTCCCGCTCCGGCAGGAGGATCGGCAGATAGGCCTCCAGGGCCGCGGTCAGGGACTCCGGCTCCCGGCCCGCGAGCAATGCTTCCAACCCCAGGTCCACACCGCGCACCCGCCCTGCGGCCAGATCCATGCCGAAGCTCATGCGGTTGAGCAGCGCACCGGTATTGACCCAGAAGTCGCCGCGGTCCGGGAAGCCGGTGGGAGCCTGATAGGCGTAGAGGGGTTGCCCCATGCGGCGCACCCACTCCACGACGCCGCGAGGATCGCCGACCTCGGCGTCCAGCACCCGTAGGGCGGACACCGCCAGCTCGAAGGGGGACTTGACCTTCTGCCGCCGCGCCTCTGGGGACCAGAAATGCGGCGAATAGGCCAGCGCCCGTACCATCTCCGCCGCGTCCCCACCGCTGCGGCGATAGACCTGCGCCAGCTGCTCCACCAGCGGCGCCGGAGGCTCGTCGGTGACGAAACGGGCCGCCAGCTTGCGCGCCAGGTGGCGAGCGGTGGAGGGATGGGAGGCGAGCAGGTCCAGCACCTCTTCCCCGTCCTCGATGCCGCGGCCTGGAGCCAGGCGCCGCCCCAGCACCGTCTTCGCCTCGGCATCGTGCTGGTCCGCCCGGAAGAGGAAGGGGCCGTCCACCACGAAGCCCAGGCCCCGGGCTCGACGGGCGCGCTCCAATCGCTCCCGCACGCGATCTCCGGCGCTTCCGGAAGGCACGACCGTCCAGCCGGTGAAGGCTCTCGCCACCTCCACCACATCCCGCTGGCTGTAGCCACCGTCGACGCCCAGGGTGTGGAGCTCGAGGAGCTCCCGGGCGTAGTTTTCGTTGAGCCCCACCACCCGCCGTCGAGCAGCCCGGGCGCGGCGGCCTCCAGCAAAGGTGGTGCGCACCCCTTCCTCCGCCGCCGAGCGGGCGTTGTCCAGATATAGCAGCATCGCCGGGTGGCGGGCGGTGGCCTCCAGCAGACGAGGGAATCGGCCCAGAGACCGGGGCCGTAGTGCGTCGCGCTCGTAGGCCAGGATGTAGGGGCGGACTTGGTTGTCGGTGAGGGAGACGTTGAAATGGTTGAACCAGAAGTCCGTGAGCACTTCCTGGAGCTGATTCTCGGAGTAGACAGCGCGGTAGAGCTTGGCCGCCATCAACTGCTGGAGGAGCTCGCGCTGGGAACGGTAGCCCTGCTCCCGCGCCCATTCCATCACCTGCCGCCGAGCGCGGCGACGATCCACGCCCGTCCCTTCGCCCCCGACGCCCTGTGCACCAGCTCCCTGTGCACCGGCTCCCTCTGCACCGGCTCGGAGGGCCTCCACCTGCTCCCGATCCAGCACCCCCTCCGCCACCGCCTGCATCAGCAGCTGTCCCGGATTGGGGAAGGTGCTGGCGAGCTCGTCCTCGGTGAGCTTCCAAAGGTCCAGCCGAGCCAGCCGCGTCTCCAGCTGCGGGCTCCGCCGATCCGCCGCCAGCTGCTGCTCCAACCAGCGCTCCAGCCCCATCTCCCGCACCGCCTGAACTTCCCCGGGGCGCGGGCCGAAGGCGAAGCGGTCCAGAAGATGCGCTGCAGCCTGGCCCTCGCTCCAACCCGCGGCGCGCCAGGGTAGACGGTCCCCGGGCGTGGAGCTGCGCAAGGCCTGGCTCATGGCTTCATCTTCCGGGTCATGCCGCGATCCTCCATCACGTATAGTGCAACCC containing:
- a CDS encoding DUF1501 domain-containing protein, coding for MTVDRRAFLKAGGLALVTLGAGPSFLHRAARAVAAPGAHQRRKVLVTLFQRGAMDGLMAVSPVSAPELAKLRPRLALSAARGGDLLDLGVGYALHPALKPLLEPWREGRLAVVHGVGSPDPTRSHFDAQDYMETGTPGRKGTSSGWLNRASGLLGHDATPFRAVSLTSALPRSLYGDEPAVAVRRLEDFRLRSGGLMAGGVPGGAGTGQDLEALYRQTAQDLLRDTGGETFEALDLLQRVPLRGYRPAGGARYPRSPLGESLRQIAMLIKADVGLEVAFAESGGWDTHVAQGTVNGSFARHARDLADSIAAFWTDLGGRRDDVVVLTMTEFGRTVAENGAAGTDHGHGSCLFVLGNQVDGGKVHGELGPLAPDNLYEGRDLPVTTDFRSVFSEVAGAHLGVPVGEELFPGWSGSRLPLFRRG
- a CDS encoding DUF1800 domain-containing protein — encoded protein: MSQALRSSTPGDRLPWRAAGWSEGQAAAHLLDRFAFGPRPGEVQAVREMGLERWLEQQLAADRRSPQLETRLARLDLWKLTEDELASTFPNPGQLLMQAVAEGVLDREQVEALRAGAEGAGAQGAGAQGVGGEGTGVDRRRARRQVMEWAREQGYRSQRELLQQLMAAKLYRAVYSENQLQEVLTDFWFNHFNVSLTDNQVRPYILAYERDALRPRSLGRFPRLLEATARHPAMLLYLDNARSAAEEGVRTTFAGGRRARAARRRVVGLNENYARELLELHTLGVDGGYSQRDVVEVARAFTGWTVVPSGSAGDRVRERLERARRARGLGFVVDGPFLFRADQHDAEAKTVLGRRLAPGRGIEDGEEVLDLLASHPSTARHLARKLAARFVTDEPPAPLVEQLAQVYRRSGGDAAEMVRALAYSPHFWSPEARRQKVKSPFELAVSALRVLDAEVGDPRGVVEWVRRMGQPLYAYQAPTGFPDRGDFWVNTGALLNRMSFGMDLAAGRVRGVDLGLEALLAGREPESLTAALEAYLPILLPERELEPMLELLEPMVRSSDLAARMDEARSQQSPGRDDEAGPLIDRETDALLFGSEGSGLLDRGRRGRAEPPPPTAEERVVGVILGSPEFQRR